One window from the genome of Variovorax sp. PAMC26660 encodes:
- the phnD gene encoding phosphate/phosphite/phosphonate ABC transporter substrate-binding protein: protein MLVFLRRLAAVPGALRVAVLGLLMGLPLVAAAQASSPLQPPVRFGILPLGGAFESRSDWDPLLAELSRAISRPVSVLSVNSYEALEQAIQRDEVDMAFLSGKMALDAVTQRRMKVVAQVVRHDGLAGYRALLLSRKAPPFNTLKSLLEQPERWRIARGEKQSVSGFIVPQLQIFLPNHIAMETRFLSETVGTHQTTALAVANNEADVATNNSADFERFKQRFPAEAQRLQVLWESDLIPHAQIVVRREYPPELRTRVQTFLTNYGRAKGPRGDAERVVLKSLHDLAGFVAADNSSLQPAAKLAYQLARQNAMTAQWVNDAAREARLQRIDSSYAEQVGVLKDVTP from the coding sequence ATGCTGGTTTTCCTGCGTCGCCTCGCCGCTGTTCCGGGCGCCCTTCGTGTGGCGGTGCTGGGCTTGCTCATGGGCCTGCCGCTGGTGGCTGCGGCGCAGGCCAGCAGCCCGCTGCAGCCGCCGGTGCGCTTCGGCATCCTGCCGCTGGGCGGCGCCTTCGAGTCGCGCAGCGACTGGGACCCGCTGCTGGCCGAACTCAGCCGCGCCATCAGCCGGCCGGTGAGCGTGCTGTCGGTCAACTCGTACGAGGCGCTGGAGCAGGCCATCCAGCGTGACGAGGTCGACATGGCTTTTCTCTCGGGAAAGATGGCGCTCGACGCCGTGACCCAGCGCCGCATGAAGGTGGTGGCGCAGGTGGTGCGGCACGACGGCCTGGCCGGTTACCGCGCGCTGCTGCTGTCGCGCAAGGCGCCGCCTTTCAACACACTGAAGAGCCTGCTGGAGCAGCCCGAGCGCTGGCGCATCGCGCGCGGCGAGAAGCAGTCGGTGTCGGGCTTCATCGTGCCGCAGCTGCAGATCTTTCTGCCGAACCACATCGCGATGGAAACGCGCTTCCTGAGCGAGACCGTCGGCACCCATCAGACCACCGCGCTGGCCGTGGCCAACAACGAAGCGGATGTTGCAACCAACAACTCGGCCGACTTCGAGCGCTTCAAGCAGCGCTTTCCGGCCGAGGCACAGCGCCTGCAGGTGCTGTGGGAGTCCGACCTGATTCCGCACGCGCAGATCGTGGTGCGGCGCGAATACCCGCCAGAGCTGCGCACGCGCGTGCAGACCTTCCTGACCAATTACGGCCGAGCCAAGGGCCCGCGTGGTGACGCCGAGCGCGTGGTGCTCAAGTCGCTGCACGACCTGGCCGGCTTCGTGGCGGCCGACAACAGTTCGCTGCAGCCGGCAGCCAAGCTGGCCTACCAACTGGCCCGCCAGAACGCCATGACGGCGCAATGGGTGAACGACGCCGCGCGAGAGGCCCGTCTGCAGCGCATCGACAGCAGTTATGCCGAGCAGGTGGGTGTGTTGAAAGATGTGACGCCTTGA